Part of the Bradyrhizobium sp. AZCC 1721 genome, TCGCCGCGCCCGCGGCCGCCACCGTGCTGTCGGATTTCGGCGCCGACGTGATCAAGATCGAGCCGCCCGGCGCCGGCGATCCCTATCGCAACCTGCCGAATTTGCCGGGCTACCCGCATAGCGAGTACAATTTTGCGTGGATGCTGGAGGCGCGCAACAAGCGGAGCCTCGCGCTCGATCTCTCCAAGCCCGAGGGACAGGCGGTGCTGCATCGCCTCGCCGCCCAGGCCGACGTTTTCATCACCAACTACCCGCCGCAGGTGCGCCAACGGCTCGGCATCACCCACGAGCATCTGGCACCCCACAACGAGCGCCTGATCTACGCCTCGTTCACCGGCTATGGCGAGAAGGGCGAGGAAGCCAACAAGCCCGGCTTCGACTCCAATGCCTATTGGGCGCGCTCCGGCCTAATGGACCTGGTACGGGCGGACGAACATACGACGCCGGCGCGCTCGATCGCCGGCATGGGCGACCACCCCTGCGCGATGGCATTTTACGGCGCGATCGTCACAGCGCTCTACAAGCGCGAGCGCACCGGCAAGGGATCGCATGTCAGCTCCAACCTGATGGCCAACGGCGTCTGGGCCGCTTCGGTGCTGGCGCAAGCAAAACTGGTCGGCGCGAAATTCGGCGAACGCCGTCCGCGCGAGCGCGCGCTGAACGCGGTGACCAACCACTACCAGTGCAAGGACGGACGCTGGCTGATCCTCTCCCTGCTCAACGAGGACCGGCAATGGCCGACGCTAGCGCGCTGCCTTGGCCGCGAGGATCTCGTCACCGATCCCCGCTTCGAGACCAAGAAGGACCGTCATGCGCGGTCGATCGAGCTGATCAAGATTTTCGACGAGACGTTTGTGACCAAGGACCTTGCGGAATGGCGCAAGATCCTCGACGGCAACGGCCTGGTATTCGGCGTGGTCGGCATCCTCGACGATATTCCGAATGACAGGCAGATGATCGAGAACGAGGTACTGGTGCCGTTCGAAAATGACACCATGCTCACGATCAACAGTCCGATCTGGGTCGACGGCAGCCGCAAGGTCCAGCCGCGCAAGCCGCCCGGCATCGGCGAGCACAGCGACGAAATTTTGCGTGACGCCGGCTATGATGAGGCAGCAATCAAAGCGCTGCGCTCGGCCGGCGCAGTGGCGTAAGTCGAAAAGCCATGCCCAGATATCGACTGCATTACTTTCCGGAGTCGGGAAACAGCTACAAGCTCGCGCTGATGCTCACCCTGTGTGGGCAGAGCTTCGAGCCGGTATGGACCGATTTCGGCGGCGGCATCACGCGCACGCCGGAATGGCGGCGCGACGTCAATCCGATGGGCGAAATTCCCGTGCTCGAGGTCGACGGCGAGCGTCTCACCCAGACAGCGCCGATCCTACTCAAGCTGGCAAAGCAATTCGGCCGGTTCGACGGCGAGACCGAGCAGGAACAGTTCGAATTGCTGCGCTGGCTGTTCTGGGACAACCACAAGCTCACCGGTTACATGGCGACGTACCGCTATTTCCGAACCTTCACGCCGTCGCCGGACGAGCACGTGCTGAAACATTTCCGCAGGCGCCTCGACGATTTCCTGTCGATTCTCGAACAACACATGCAGAAGAATGCATTCGCCATCGGCGAACGGCCGACGGTGGCCGACATTTCCATGATGGCCTATCTGCATTATCCCGCAGACGAGACCGGGTATGATTGGGCGGTGAGCCATCCCGCGATCAACGCCTGGCTCGCGCGGATGGCGCAACTGCCCGGCTGGAAATCAGCGTATGATCTGCTACCCGGCAAGCGCCTGACGCACTACGCCAAATAGTCGTGCGTCAAGCGACCTTGCGTATCGCTACCGGCTTTTGACGAAGCACATGCCGATGCGCGAGATCTTGCCGGCGGCTTGACAGGTCAGCCCTTCGGCGCAGGTCCAGTCGCGAAAACTTCCGTCATCGTTGGCGGCTGACTTGCCTCGCACATAACAATGCGCGCCCCAGCCGTCGTAGTAGTTGCTGCCGG contains:
- a CDS encoding glutathione S-transferase family protein, which codes for MPRYRLHYFPESGNSYKLALMLTLCGQSFEPVWTDFGGGITRTPEWRRDVNPMGEIPVLEVDGERLTQTAPILLKLAKQFGRFDGETEQEQFELLRWLFWDNHKLTGYMATYRYFRTFTPSPDEHVLKHFRRRLDDFLSILEQHMQKNAFAIGERPTVADISMMAYLHYPADETGYDWAVSHPAINAWLARMAQLPGWKSAYDLLPGKRLTHYAK
- a CDS encoding CaiB/BaiF CoA transferase family protein produces the protein MEKGIFDGLKVLDCASFIAAPAAATVLSDFGADVIKIEPPGAGDPYRNLPNLPGYPHSEYNFAWMLEARNKRSLALDLSKPEGQAVLHRLAAQADVFITNYPPQVRQRLGITHEHLAPHNERLIYASFTGYGEKGEEANKPGFDSNAYWARSGLMDLVRADEHTTPARSIAGMGDHPCAMAFYGAIVTALYKRERTGKGSHVSSNLMANGVWAASVLAQAKLVGAKFGERRPRERALNAVTNHYQCKDGRWLILSLLNEDRQWPTLARCLGREDLVTDPRFETKKDRHARSIELIKIFDETFVTKDLAEWRKILDGNGLVFGVVGILDDIPNDRQMIENEVLVPFENDTMLTINSPIWVDGSRKVQPRKPPGIGEHSDEILRDAGYDEAAIKALRSAGAVA